TGAacaattgacaaaaaatttTTACACTGATTAAGAACATGAAGAACATGCTTGAGATGGATAGCTCTATTTCCAGACATAAGAGTTGAAAAACCTACATGATCAATAGGTAAACTAGCACCATTTCCCATAGTTAATCGACCAGTACTTGTATAAACTGCAGCATCAGTCAGATTGGAGATATCACTAGTTACATAATGAGTAGCTCCAGAATCTAGATACCAGACTTGTCCAGCACAAGCACCAGGACTTGCAACAACAATGTTACCTTCTGATTTTGAAGGAAATATTGTCTGAACCTGAGGCGAGGCACAACACTGATAATATGTTGGTTGAGAATGAAGGCATCCTCCACAAGACTGAGACACTTGCCTATCACCATGAAACTGATGACAGTTAGCATCCATTTGGAAAACTAACCCTGCATCTCCTAAAAAGTCTCATCAAAACGATAGTAGCACTTTTGCACCACATGACCAATATGTCTATAGAGTTGACATTGAGGACGATTATTAGAAAACTATTCTCTTGATCCTTATCCTCGAAAGAAACCTCTTTTACCTCTTAATTTGCCACCTCTATTAAAAACAGAACTAGAATCTTTAAACTGATCAAAACCACCTTCCCTCTTTTGAACTACATTGGCTTGCATAAGAAGGTTAGCTACAAAATCAAGTTTCCTGGACTCACAATTTACCAGCAACTCATCAAGGAAATCAAGTGAAACACTAGTAGTAGAAGCAACTGCTCGAACTAACTCATATTCTACTAGAGGACCAACAAGAATAATACTGACCTGTTCTTGATCAGAACACCATTACCAGCTGCAGCCAACACATCACACATCTACTTTATCTTAGACATGTAATCTTTAATAGACAATTGCTCCTTTTGAAAGTATAGCTTATGTTTTAAGCTAAATAGCTTAAAACTGGATCTAGTTGCAAACCTTCTCTCTACTGTTAGCCAAATATCCATACTCGTAGTAGCTCTTGTTAGATGCACAAGAATATCATCACATATAGCAGATAGTAACCATGAAGCCAAGAGTTTATCTTGTTGTTTATGAAGCAAGAACTCTGGATTGTCCATAAGAACACCATCTGGACCTATTGTATACTGAGAAATATCAAAGGAAGGACCCAACACATACCTTTTCAACCCATAACCTTCAATAATGAGCATAATCTAATGTTTCTATAAGAGAAAATTCTTCTCATTAAGCTTAACAGTATCATGCTTGGGGAACTGTTGAATCCGATTGTTTAATCCACTTAAACTAGGCATACTTGGTGACACAGGGAACCTTTCTTGCATTCATGTATCTATAGATGAATGACCATTCCCAAACACTACCTCTGGAACCATGAATGCCTAACCTTCAAAGCTAcgaaaaccaaaaaataaactaGCACTGATACCATGAACAGATTAACAGTAATACcataaacaaaaattgaagaagaaatcaGTTTACTCACTTTATTAATTGAGTAAAACTTCAACAATACAAGGCTTCCATCCTCATATTTATACAATGAAATGAACTGAGCTAACAACTAACCTTAACCAACTTTAACTGCTAACAACTTCTTTAACTAACAACTAACTTCAACTGACTTAACTTTCCTTAATACAAAATAATCAATCCTTAAGATTGGTTTAAAGACTTCAGCCAAAGGACAATCAATTTCCATCATAGTGTGAGAATTGCGTACAAGTTGTTTGCTCCAAACCTATAATAGTGTTGgttactcaactttaaaaaattacaaaatggtcatcgAACTATTCGATAGTTTTGAtttaagtaatttgattattaaaatcattgttCTATGGCCTTCTCTTTTCACACCGCCTGTACCAATTAAAAGCTCTCTTTCTCATTCTCTTTTACAGTTCAGTTTTCTTCTCCTATCTCTGATATGACCGTCCGATTGACTTGGATCTAAAGTATATCCTTCTACTTGTTGATGGGTACTGACCCACTGTATTGATTGTTGAATTGTCACTTGAAGTTGTCTAGTTTgacacattttttttaaatcttgacAGCTCAGTgatttaaatgaatattttcaaacagttcagtgattattttataactttttgaagtttagtgactaaaacgtaaacttactaataatttagtaaccttGGATATAGTTTACTCCTcaaaaaatttaagcatttactcattttgtgtctgttcttttaattgttttgaaCGTTTCAAACGGATTAGTGAAGTTGGGAAGTAAATTCCTCCCCGAAACAACCTAATTTATCATGTTAAAGTCTAAGCctgtaaaaattgaaaacataaaatcacatgctttatagttaatgtttaagaaaatatttggatTCAATCAGGATAAATAAAATGACACTAGATTAACCTACgattaaggatttttttttttaatttgattgatagTGATGTGCTTAGAGTCCAAGGGTAGGTAATAAATTGAAACACTGGGAACCGCGTTccgatttatttttcattttttaattgtttaattgctGAGATTCTTTGTTTCAACGACTTCGTTCATCCTTCCTATTAACAAAGGAAGTGGCGCAGCCTTCCTTTGAAACTTTTACACAGATTTCCATTTCCATTCCTTACTTTGACTTTCTCTCCCCTTCTATCTTCTTCAATATTTATTCAGTCCATCTCTTTGTATtgcatttttttcctttaaacctGTTGCTTTTCTCTGTAATTCTTTTTCCGAAAGGGTTTTGTTCTTCGTTTCTGCAACTCAAATCGGTCGTCTTCTGATTCCATGGCAGATAAACTAAGGTATCAATAAgatcctttgttttttttctttttccttttactttcaACTCTGTTTAGTTTCTGGGTCTTAATAGATTTTGGAAGATAACAGGAAAAGAGAAGTGTAGTGATAAATTGAAGTTTCTTCAGATTTTccctcttttttgttttgtgtgATTAAAGGGGcgaaagcaaaaaaaatttgaaagatcaaaatataattttactattctaTTAACTTaatactttttcaattttaagggactaaatctGGAAGTATACCAATTTTTGGGATAAAGGACCCTGCATCTATAATTGAGCCTTATAGctttcataaattttgttgattgatgctttaaaatttaaaggtttacatataaaagtaaaattaagttGATAAGTTTTATTTGCTTAATTTCATCAATGAAATTTTTTAGTAATCTAACGATTTACGACAGTTGATTCGAGCCTGCCGATCCAAACTCATTTTATCCAATTACTGAACCGATTGAACTCTAGATACACTTCAATGTAAACCTGCAATTAAtactgaaaataataattttatttaaaaaaactttaatttcgattttattttaatatttcaattataatttacTATATCTACGCATTAAATTGTttcgatattttattaaaattaattgtttcgATTCAATAATAATCGGATTCCATTCATATTGTTGAACtgttagatatatatatatatatatataatagtcgTTCCTTTAATAATTTCCCAATATTAATTTctttagaataattaattaatttctcaataCATGTTCAAATGTGAAACCCTGAAAGTTCCTGTATTGTTGTTTACAACTGGGTTTGAACGCCAATTCAGGACATTGCCATTTTTGACTTTCGGTGATGTAGAACCTTTTATAAATGTTGACACGTTTTCAATCATAATCGctttcttttctcattttctacCCTCTTCCATGACTATCATCtcatatttttctagaaaattttaaaataatttctcttagACGTCGGGTTATTTGCTAATGTTTAAATGTTGTCCAAAGTTTAAGAGAGTTTGGAAAAAGATATTAGacctaaaaataagtttaggtaaaaattaatctcatttaaaatataaaataagttctGGCTTTAACATTTAAGATCCAAGCTCAACTTgacttattttaaagtttataatattttatattatattatttttatatattatgtaatttataacatattaaaatattaatctacaccaaatatataatattactctaatgtaaacattaaaataatgttacaatgattatataaaatttcaataaatataaaatataaaattattaaatataaaataatacaatataaatatttttaaaaaattaaaaataatatgagcgaGCCTAAAATAAGATTGagttaatttttgtaaatatgatgaatttgattgtgagcaaaattttaaactcatatttCAGGTTGGATCGAGTTTGGACAAgtataaagtatgttaatatcatatttagGTTGGCCTCATAAGCACCTCTATTTATAGGATACTTATACTCTAatccaattaattaaatataaaatatttgtttttttttttaatatcaagTGGGACAAGAAGATGGGAATTTGcataatcaattttattatcttttccaGGTTTAATGTAACTTGAACCAATTTCTTGCAACAGAAGTTGGAAATAGTTTAGCCACTCCAGAATCGGCGTTCTGgtccaaaagaaaatgaatagaaGGGCGCAATATGCTTTCATGGTTCTTATGATCGGATCTATAGCATCATTCCAAGGAGTTGTAGGCGATGCAAGAGCTCAAGTACTGAACATGACATGTAGCTCTCAAAACGAGAACAATAGAACCCTTTTTGTTcccaatttcatttctttaatgGAAACCATCAGTGACCTTATGCGTCAATTTGGTTTCGGAACCGCGGTTTCTGGTTCAGGGCCTGATGCTAACTATGGTCTAGCTCAGTGCTATGGTGATCTATCTTTGCTTGACTGTCCATTGTGCTACGCCGAGGCACGTACGGTTCTTCCTCAATGCTATCCGTATAATGGTGGTCGAGTTTTCCTTGACGGCTGCTTCATGAGATCTGCGAATTATAGCTTCTATGACGAGTACTTGGGACCTACTGACATGGTTTTGTGCGGGAATGCAAGCCACAAGGGATCGAACTTTCAAGCATCAGCAAGACAAGCTGTGTCGCACGCGGTGGCTTCTGCATTGGGAAACAGAGGCTATGGTAAGGCTTCGGTGGCGGTTTCGGGAACAAATGAGACGGCTCATGTTCTGGTCGATTGCTGGAGGTCATTGAACCAGAGTTCTTGCCAAGCATGTTTCGATAATGCATCGGCAGCGATGTTAAGGTGCTTGCCATGGTCAGAGGGACGGGCACTCTACACTGGCTGCTTCATGAGATACTCCAACATAGATTTCATCAATAAAGAACCTTCAAATGGAATTTCAAGAGGTAAAAGAATTTCAGCTTCTTTATCATCTTCCGCACATTAAACCAAATTCGTTACGTGACTTGTTTTTGTATTCATGAATTTGCAGGaaccattattattatagtaATTTCTGCTGTCAGTTCCCTGGTTGTTTTAGCTGTTATTGTAGCTATTGGAGTTTATATCAGGAAGCGCAGATACATACAAAAGAAAAGAGGTAAAAAGCTTATTTACCAAATCAGATGTTTAGCTCGGTTTGTTCATGTAGTCACCTCGATCATAGGATCTGAATTCTGCCATCTGCAACTTCTTTATGTTGCCTAAAATGTTTCCAAATTCCAGGTTCAAATGATGCAGAAAAGTGGGTGAAAGTACTTCGTGATAGTAACTTAAATTTCAAGTACTCTACAGTAGAGAAGGCTACAGGATCGTTCAATGAGGCGAACAAGCTTGGACAAGGAGGATTCGGGACAGTTTATAAGGTAGTTTTCCCACTGATGTTTAGTGCTCTTGTTCAGCATTTAACCGGTATGAATTGGGCGATGATTCATTTTTCATCTGTAGGGTGCTCTACCTGATGGAAGAGAGATAGCTGTCAAGAGACTTTTCTATAACAATCGACACCGAGCTGCAGATTTCTACAATGAAGTCAACATAATAAGCAGTGTGGAGCATAAAAACCTGGTGAGATTGTTGGGATGTAGTTGTTCCGGACCCGAAAGTCTTCTCATCTACGAATTCCTCCCTAACAAGAGCCTTGATCATTTCATCTTTGGTAAACACTGATACTtccaatatcaatatcaatgcTTCAATTGATACCGATATATCACTAAcagtttttttccctttcaaaaacataaacagaTCCAAGCAGAGGTAAAGAACTTACCTGGGAAAAGAGATACCAAATTATCATCGGGACCGTAGAAGGTTTAGTCTATCTTCATGAAAACCCCACGAACAAAATCATTCATAGGGATATAAAAGCTAGCAATATCTTGTTGGATTTAAAGTTCCGCGCCAAAATCGCTGATTTCGGGTTGGCAAGATCTTTCGAGGAAGATAAGAGCCATATCAGCACTGCCATTGCCGGAACACTGTAAGCATCATCTTCTTTCTGTTCGTTCTAGACACGATTTGCTGTTTAGCATAACCGAAAGTTTCTTATATTCTACTTTTATGATGCACAGAGGATACATGGCACCAGAATACCTAGCCAATGGCCAGTTAACGGACAAGGCCGATGTCTATAGTTTCGGAGTGCTGTTACTAGAGATCATAACCGGAAAGCAAAACAACAGAAGCAAAGACACGGATTACTCAGACAGTATAATTGCAGTTGTAAGCTTTAGACAGTCCCTCTTTCTATAATTTTCCCAGACGAAACACCactgatttctttttctttttttttgtgtgtgtgttgaTCGAACAGGCATGGAATCACTTTCAATCAGGGACTGCGGAGGAGATTTATGATCCAAATATAATGTTAAATGAAAACAGCCAAAGTAGCAATACGAAGAATCAGGTTTACAGAGTATTGCATATCGCACTTCTTTGCACCCAAGAGGTTCGATCACTAAGACCATCAATGTCGAAGGTACTACAGATGCTAACAAAGAAAGAGGAAGACCTCCCTGCACCAACGCCTCCTCCTTTCATGGATGAAAAGACAATGGAATTCAACGATATGAGCGAGAATGAGTTTTATCCGCTGAATGCAGGTGGGACTGATTCAATCGCCACCGTGGCTCACAGTTCCTTTTACGCAAGATGAAGGTGGATTGGATTATACGGTAATATTGGTGAGGGAAAAGCTTTGAAAGAATTCCATGTAGTTAGGTGGAATGATAGAGTTATGGTCGAAATGCAGAATGACATCAAATTGTTGTATaatgtgtaaaatatatatagacttaagtttgaaaattttttgttgATCTTAGACCGccgttctttttcttttattcgcATTTATCCCAATAACTGTCATCAACGAAAGCAAATCCAGCACCAATTTCCACTTTCTATATCCCCATTAATGTAACGATGAAAATAAGAAATCCCGCACTTTATAACTTAGCTACATAACCTTGTTGATAACTCAAAATTCTGATTCCTcatcgttttttttttaaatccctCAAACttgtaagaaaaaaaacaattaaactcTAGtacttaaattaacaaaatatatcaaaaaagtTCTATGACCTTAACTTTAACAGTCAAGGTctctgtttttttattattattaataccaCATGTTTTAACATGTGAcagcaaaataataaatattaataacatttataaaatatagaaaaatatttaaattttactaaaatttagaaaattttaaaattttaaaattataaaattacgataaaatatagaaaatttatttaaaaatatagaaagattataaattttaagttttatttctgCCACGTGTCACACCATTGTTGTGACACATGgtgtaaaatgataaaatttattaaaattaataaaaatcataaaagttataaaatatattacaaaatataaaatatagaaaattatttaaaattataaaaaatatgtagaaaTTAGTCTTAGTTTCACTTTgcttctctttttattttatttttttcaattttcactttTGCTGGCTTTGatattttattctctttgcCTTGCTTGTTGGTTTTAAATATTGATTGTTGATTTTCTCGTACATTTCCTTTTGTTTCAAAAGCAAGAAGCTTAGACCAAGGTTTGAGTTCGGGTGAGGTGAAGGTTACAGAGGTCTCTGAATGATAGAGAGGAGTGAGGATCAGTGTTGGTATTGGTTGAAAATGGTGAGTGGATTTGTGGGTGTTGGACCAGGCGAGGTTGAGTAGGTTTGTGCCTAAAGATCAAGTGGTGATAATTGTAACATCTCTAGCACCTCTAGAagtcagaaattttttttatatggatcggaattaaattgtaatttttacaatattaaaaatgtaatttcattattttaatagtatatatctttataatatttaaaagattaaatcaaatttttattatttttaaggagagttaaagtgtaattttattaaagggtctaaatagaaaatttttcattttaagggggGTCGGGGCCTTTGCCAACCCCCTAGCTATACCCCCGAACACCCCTTAAGATGAGAATACTGTTATTTCAAGATTTGCAATTGTTAGAaccttcaaaataaataaaatagaaattattagtattagtaGAGAAGATAGTTGAATAACATAGGAAATTAAAAAGACTTTTGAATTGAGAGAAATTAATTTGAGGTattgactaaatcgtaatagtGTGAAAAATgttgggacaaaagtgtaagaattaaaaataagaatgatTAGATTGAAGTGAAGGGAAAAAGAGGTAGGATTAGAAGTGCAAGTTAACCAAGAGAATGTTATGAAgtgtggatgaaattgaaatatttttaatatttaaatatttaattaaatagatttttgTTATAGAAGGGTTTAGAAATTTcttccatcatcatcatccattTTCATGTCACCTTTCATCTCcatttttagtcaattttttattttgtttcattttagtcctttccACCATTTCCAACCATGTAAAGCTTAAAAACTTCAAATTCTTCCTTAGATTTATAGTGAAATCAATAGAGTAACCTAATAGCAAACTGAGTTTCTTGTAAAGTTAACTAGTGTCCAcattggaggagagagaaaagtGACGTTAAGGATTTGGGTAAAGTTCAAGTTAAGGATGGTGGGGTTTCTTTAAggatttcatgtttattttattataagtgcatgaaaatgatatgtaaatatggttttgatattaaatcttttatatttgTGACATGTtaatgaaaagaaagagaagagaggTGGCCAACAAGATCTTGATACGGGAAAAGAAGTAACAAAGGAGtgaatgaagaagaaagaagctCATCCAAGCACTTGATTGTAAGTATTTCAAGAATTTTACTTTACCTAACTTAACCTAAGTGTAAGTCATATTAAAATGgttatatgattaatttgtatgtgaatatgtccatatatatataaagtttatgtatgaagtgaaaatataaattggattttaataacaaaatgaatatatttggcatattgaaataataataagaagggactaaattgtaaagtgtaCAAAATCAGACATGTGAACTAAAGTATTGATAAACATAGTTTGAATGAAGTGTGATGTATTAGTGAATAgaaaaaaagtaatattatagtgaaattatagagtATAATAAagactaagggtgagtttggatgggcggtgtgtttaccggcggttagtgtaaaaacagtggtggcggtgagattagatattgtagtgatactatagcgtgagacaaaaagtaagctaaatgcaccgcattgcacccaatcgcccatccaaacccaccctaaattgtaaaaggtagTAAAGTTTAAACTATTTTTACTTATAGAGTAAATATAgtgaatttaacatataaatatacatgtagACAATAGGTGAACTAGTAGGATATAAATTACATGCCATTAGAAAATTTTCGTGCGCGctagtgatagtgcactctagtgattaataaaatacatagttcactaagtaaaagatccgataggacttaatttggtttccaaactcatgaaagatcgagttgccatggaatactTCCAgacattgttaagcatgatgaaaataaattgagttgattaataaaattatcctagcctattttatgttgattgtttttgtttctaaagccattcattcatacatttagataatttgcatttagattaaaattgtaTAAGGGATCAATCTTTGCATCTAGTTAATTTCACTTAGTTTAAACACCATCATTCAAATTACTAagtttttatatcaaattgtgaatttataattttacaaagaaTTGATTAACATACATAGTCACTGTGGAGACGATAATTcgttttacttacttattacttgaacgactgtgtacacttacaCAAACCATGTTGCACGTTCATTGTGTGACACGCCTAAATCTTAAGTGGATgacggactatgtatgtgtgactcctacactttgatgtaagtaaaagtttgagtttgaatagataaggaaccaaaaacTAATGTGTTATGTGTACAACTTCTATAGTATGTAACtggaaatacaaaaatatatagggGGCGTTTGGTTGGGGGAATAGGCATGCATTCCCTCTATTCTGCGGGCCCACCACCAAACGGGCGTTTGGTTGCTATTACGGCCCGATTCGGTTAGGGGGCTATTACCTCCATTGGCTGTAATAGCCATTCCCCTCGTAAAGTGGCGATTAGGGATTCTGCCCTTGTTTCCTATTTTCTATTCCATTCTCTGCCCTTGAATTCTGCTTCCGTCCCATCGATTCTCCGACATTTCCCTTCCAGAGGTAATTTCCCTTTCCCTTCCATcgatttctgcttcttcttctcgTACGATTCTTTTCTTCTCGTTCGTTTCTTAAAATCGATTTTTTCCCTTCCATCGATTTCagctttttttcttcattttatcaaGAACGAAAAACCGATTTCCAGAGGTAATGTATTTTCACTCTTTGCTTAAAACCGATTTCCAGAGGTAATGTCGAGTTCTGTTTATTTgcatttcttgaatttttttggagTTCATGTTTTGGTTTCTGTATTAAGTTGGATTGTTTAAAACCTTGCTGGCTTTCAGTATACTGCTCTTCTTTTGATAAGAACAAGTACCAATTGGCTCTGCAGAGGTTCGGGCTATTTTCAGCAATGGTAGTGGTCATGTTGCTGGATGTACGGTACAGAGGGAAAGATAGTGGATGGTTGTGGCATCCGTGTCATTCGAAATGGTCGCACAGTCCATGTCGGTGTTCTTGATTCATTGCGAAGGGTTAAGGAAATTGTTAAAGAGGTATACTATTGATTGATAGTAccgtttttttttctttgttcacATTTCTATCATCAGCTCtctttaatatgaaattttaatgcatGTTGACTCTTCCAGTAAACTTTTTCATGTCTTTCTCATATGTATCTGCTGGCATATTGGCTACTACAGATAAGTATGTGAATATTATCTAATAATTGTGCTTGGGAGGATTTGATAGGTTTGATATACTGCCTAGTAATTTGACATAaagatgagagaaaaaaaatcaaaataatggataaaattgcatataaagAGATCCACAACCAGAAGTTTCTGTGTTGAATATTTAGATGGGAGatcattatatatttgattaataataagTCAAGTTTAGCTAAGCAGTGGGATGAACAAAATATTGAATTCTTTGTACTTGTTTGCAACTTGGACTATATGAAGTGTGGTAAGGTTTGTTTTGTAAAGATAGCAACCTGCATTGACGATTTTCTTAGAAGCTGGGTGATCCTCAActgaaattttgaatgataGACTGAACTTATGTTCATCTTTGATTACCTTTGTGGTTGGAAGTGTTTTGCCTTCGAGTGTACTTTTGGATCCTTTCCCCAACcaaaaaaagtgttttttttttaaatttattttagtatgaATGGTATGATTGACAATTAggaattttcttaaatttaaaaagtgtttttttaaatctattttctttaCTATACTTTCTATAATAATTAGGAATTTTCAGTTTCACGAGATGCCAAGGATAGATTTTGattatagtatatatattgtAGCAACAATAGATGCATCTAATTGTAGTAGCCTTCTTCTGTTCATTTGTCTGATGAAATGGTTCTAATTCAATGCCTTGGAACATCTTTTGATCTTAGTATTTTACTTGTCAGTGACCCGATCTTTGTCCTGATTTTTGTAATGTAAGATCCAGTGGCATTGCTTTTAATGCCTTTGCCTTGGTTTTGTTAATCCTTTTCATTATGTTGAGAAATGTTTATGGAAGTTACTTCTGTTACAGGAAGTTTAATGTTTGGTAAAGTTGGATTGTGGTCTTGTACTTCTAGATCATGTTTGAAGATGTTTTTTCGAGAGAGACTAGGTCAATTATCATGCAAAATGGCTATATCAGCATCAATATCTTCAGCTTTCTTACTAAAATTGTATGGTTGATAATTTATGGGATGCGGGAATTCTCCTTGGTTTCATATTTAGTTGATAATTTTGTGGACAGGTAAATGCTGGTTTGGAGTGTGGTATGGGAGTGGAAGATTATGATCAATGGCAGGAAGGAGATATTCTTGAGGCTTTCAACATTTTTCAAAAGAAGCGAACACTTGAAGAGGCATCTGCTTCAATGGCAGCCGCACTGGAAGGAGTAGGAGTTGAGTTGTAGAATGACACTGGCTTCAAAACTCAGATCATTTGGTTTTCTTGAtggaatcaaaattttcatgaaaggGGCAAACCACCATGTAGTGTGTCTACTGCTGCTTTGGCCATTGCTCAATGTGCATTGATATAAGAGATTTTGCCTCATGCAACTTATTTTGGAATGCAGCATGTTGAGGTTTGTGGACATGCAGATTTTTGccattgttgttttatttttatttaatgtatgttGTATATATTAACATCTCATTCCAGCTTTGCATTTGGAAAGACTGGATAGTTAGTTACATATTCCACAGGATTCATTGTAGAAAATACCTTGaaacatttaacccaaaatgGGGAAAAAGGAATATAGTTGGATAAGTGTGGGATAATGTCTTGAAACTTGCTGGGACAATCTAATGCATTTTCTCATCCTGTGAATTTGTATCTGTAAGcaagtttaaaaagaaaagacaggATTTAACCATCGGTCGTGAACTGGTGGCTCATCTAATTTTGGTACTATATCGATgggtaaatatattttttagtccctatttttggttttaacgttcattttggtacttatgttttttatggtcgtattttgtttcattttggtttcATCATTTCAACCATTCAAGGAGGATAGGCAGTTGGTTTgagtataaattattaaatttaaaaggttttcatttttgtttaaaattatatatttaccTCCGATTAAATAgttcaaacaaataaaaaagtttcTACTCAAATGTATTTGTTTTGACTCAATATTTAAATCGAAAATGTTCTTACAccaacattataaaatttttaatatacatttatttgacaaattaattgccaaaatatatttttatgaaacatgaaatcaggttgttatctttttaaaaatgtcGTATACCTtctaaaagagtaaattaattttagaaatatttctttttgaatgaaatctatttttcat
This sequence is a window from Gossypium raimondii isolate GPD5lz chromosome 5, ASM2569854v1, whole genome shotgun sequence. Protein-coding genes within it:
- the LOC105765997 gene encoding cysteine-rich receptor-like protein kinase 2, giving the protein MNRRAQYAFMVLMIGSIASFQGVVGDARAQVLNMTCSSQNENNRTLFVPNFISLMETISDLMRQFGFGTAVSGSGPDANYGLAQCYGDLSLLDCPLCYAEARTVLPQCYPYNGGRVFLDGCFMRSANYSFYDEYLGPTDMVLCGNASHKGSNFQASARQAVSHAVASALGNRGYGKASVAVSGTNETAHVLVDCWRSLNQSSCQACFDNASAAMLRCLPWSEGRALYTGCFMRYSNIDFINKEPSNGISRGTIIIIVISAVSSLVVLAVIVAIGVYIRKRRYIQKKRGSNDAEKWVKVLRDSNLNFKYSTVEKATGSFNEANKLGQGGFGTVYKGALPDGREIAVKRLFYNNRHRAADFYNEVNIISSVEHKNLVRLLGCSCSGPESLLIYEFLPNKSLDHFIFDPSRGKELTWEKRYQIIIGTVEGLVYLHENPTNKIIHRDIKASNILLDLKFRAKIADFGLARSFEEDKSHISTAIAGTLGYMAPEYLANGQLTDKADVYSFGVLLLEIITGKQNNRSKDTDYSDSIIAVAWNHFQSGTAEEIYDPNIMLNENSQSSNTKNQVYRVLHIALLCTQEVRSLRPSMSKVLQMLTKKEEDLPAPTPPPFMDEKTMEFNDMSENEFYPLNAGGTDSIATVAHSSFYAR
- the LOC105766001 gene encoding translation initiation factor IF-2, chloroplastic, which codes for MYGTEGKIVDGCGIRVIRNGRTVHVGVLDSLRRVKEIVKEVNAGLECGMGVEDYDQWQEGDILEAFNIFQKKRTLEEASASMAAALEGVGVEL